Proteins from one Elephas maximus indicus isolate mEleMax1 chromosome 12, mEleMax1 primary haplotype, whole genome shotgun sequence genomic window:
- the ADI1 gene encoding acireductone dioxygenase translates to MVEAWYMDESADDQRKPHRLEPDRPVGLEQLRQLGVFYWKLDADKYENDPELEKIRKERNYSWTDIITISKDKLPNYEEKIKMFYEEHLHLDDEIRYILDGSGYFDVRDKEDKWIRIFMEKGDMITLPAGIYHRFTLDEKNYVKAMRLFVGEPVWTAYNRPADHFDARGQYMKFLAQTA, encoded by the exons ATGGTGGAAGCGTGGTATATGGACGAGTCCGCGGACGACCAGAGGAAGCCCCACCGACTGGAGCCCGACCGCCCGGTCGGCCTGGAGCAACTGCGTCAGCTTGGTGTCTTTTACTGGAAA TTGGATGCTGACAAATATGAGAATGATCCAGAATTAGAAAAGATCCGAAAAGAGAGAAACTACTCCTGGACCGACATAATAACAATATCCAAAGATAAACTACCAAATTATGAAGAAAAG ATTAAAATGTTTTACGAGGAGCATTTACACTTGGATGATGAAATTCGATACATTCTGGATGGAAGTGGCTACTTTGATGTGAGAGATAAAGAGGACAAGTGGATCCGGATCTTCATGGAGAAAGGAGACATGATAACCCTTCCTGCAGGCATTTACCACCGCTTCACCCTGGATGAAAAG AATTATGTCAAGGCCATGCGGCTGTTTGTTGGGGAGCCAGTATGGACTGCGTACAACCGGCCCGCCGACCATTTCGATGCTCGAGGACAGTACATGAAGTTTTTGGCACAGACGGCATAG